A genomic region of Bactrocera dorsalis isolate Fly_Bdor chromosome 3, ASM2337382v1, whole genome shotgun sequence contains the following coding sequences:
- the LOC105229416 gene encoding protein lifeguard 1: MSRQNLLNKMQRRDLESLTFEDFDDKYVRHAFITKVFGIIAVQLLITFGIIFAFVYVDAIQDFVDERPWLMWVALGCIVAIMIPIACCEGVRRSFPLNFILLILFTLAESFLLGCIAIRYSPDTVLYSLGITTLVVLVLTVFAMQTAIDFTACGAILLVGSIILLIIGLVAIFVPSRTLLIVYCSLGILIFSFYLIFDIQMMLGGQHRYAISPEDYIFAALSIYIDIVTIFMYILSLMGLVDS, from the exons ATGAGTCGTcagaatttattaaacaaaatgcaAAGACGCGATTTAGAAAGTTTGACATTTGAAGATTTCGACGACAAATATGTACGGCATGCGTTTATCACGAAGGTGTTCGGTATTATTGCG GTTCAACTCCTCATAACATTCGGTATTATCTTCGCGTTCGTTTACGTAGATGCGATACAGGATTTCGTGGACGAACGTCCTTGGCTGATGTGGGTGGCATTGGGTTGCATTGTCGCCATCATGATACCGATCGCGTGCTGTGAAGGCGTTCGTCGCAGCTTTCCCCTAAATTTCATACTACTTATACTCTTTACGTTAGCCGAGTCATTTTTGCTAGGTTGTATTGCCATCAGGTACTCGCCGGATACG GTCCTATATTCGCTGGGCATAACGACGCTCGTTGTTCTCGTGCTCACCGTGTTTGCCATGCAAACCGCCATAGACTTTACCGCCTGTGGCGCCATCCTCTTAGTTGGCTCAATCATTTTACTTATAATCGGACTCGTAGCCATATTTGTGCCTTCGCGTACGCTCTTGATAGTTTACTGCTCGCTTGGAATTCTCATATTCTCCTTCTATCTGATCTTTGATATACAAATGATGTTGGGCGGTCAACATCGGTACGCGATCAGTCCAGAGGATTATATATTTGCAGCGCTTAGCATTTACATCGATATTGTCACAATATTCATGTATATACTAAGCCTAATGGGACTCGTAGacagctaa
- the LOC105229417 gene encoding protein lifeguard 1 isoform X2 translates to MYQDHNYDAEGAKSFSFDEESIRKGFIRKVYSILMVQLLITFGIIAIFVYVDAVQDWVHKTSWIFWVALAVLLVTMICMACCESVRRQTPLNFIFLFLFTLAESFLLGVTATYYAASEVMMAVGITAAVCLALTLFAFQTKWDFTMCGGILLVAIVVFLIFGIVAIFIPGKVITLVYSSIGALIFSIYLIYDTQLMMGGKHKYAISPEEYIFAALNLYLDIINIFMYILAIIGAARN, encoded by the exons ATGTACCAAG ATCACAATTACGATGCTGAAGGTGCGAAAAGCTTCTCCTTCGACGAAGAGAGCATACGAAAGGGCTTCATACGCAAAGTCTATTCGATACTAATG GTGCAATTGCTTATTACTTTCGGCATTATCGCGATCTTTGTATACGTAGATGCAGTCCAGGATTGGGTTCACAAGACGTCATGGATATTTTGGGTGGCGTTGGCAGTGCTCTTAGTAACCATGATATGCATGGCCTGCTGTGAGAGCGTACGCCGTCAAACAccgttaaattttatatttctatttctattcACATTGGCCGAGTCTTTTCTACTTGGTGTAACAGCCACCTACTATGCGGCCAGCGAG GTTATGATGGCCGTTGGCATCACAGCTGCTGTATGTCTCGCTTTGACACTGTTCGCTTTCCAAACGAAATGGGACTTCACCATGTGTGGTGGCATTTTGTTGGTGGCCATCGTTGTATTCCTCATTTTTGGTATTGTGGCGATTTTCATACCCGGCAAAGTGATAACCCTTGTGTACTCATCCATTGGTGCATTAATCTTCTCTATCTATCTGATCTACGATACACAGCTGATGATGGGCGGCAAGCATAAGTATGCCATTAGTCCGGAGGAGTACATCTTTGCGGCGCTCAATCTTTACCTGGATATCATAAATATCTTCATGTATATATTGGCTATTATTGGCGCGGCCCGCAACTAA
- the LOC105229417 gene encoding protein lifeguard 1 isoform X1 — MYQAAYTDHNYDAEGAKSFSFDEESIRKGFIRKVYSILMVQLLITFGIIAIFVYVDAVQDWVHKTSWIFWVALAVLLVTMICMACCESVRRQTPLNFIFLFLFTLAESFLLGVTATYYAASEVMMAVGITAAVCLALTLFAFQTKWDFTMCGGILLVAIVVFLIFGIVAIFIPGKVITLVYSSIGALIFSIYLIYDTQLMMGGKHKYAISPEEYIFAALNLYLDIINIFMYILAIIGAARN; from the exons ATGTACCAAG CCGCTTATACAGATCACAATTACGATGCTGAAGGTGCGAAAAGCTTCTCCTTCGACGAAGAGAGCATACGAAAGGGCTTCATACGCAAAGTCTATTCGATACTAATG GTGCAATTGCTTATTACTTTCGGCATTATCGCGATCTTTGTATACGTAGATGCAGTCCAGGATTGGGTTCACAAGACGTCATGGATATTTTGGGTGGCGTTGGCAGTGCTCTTAGTAACCATGATATGCATGGCCTGCTGTGAGAGCGTACGCCGTCAAACAccgttaaattttatatttctatttctattcACATTGGCCGAGTCTTTTCTACTTGGTGTAACAGCCACCTACTATGCGGCCAGCGAG GTTATGATGGCCGTTGGCATCACAGCTGCTGTATGTCTCGCTTTGACACTGTTCGCTTTCCAAACGAAATGGGACTTCACCATGTGTGGTGGCATTTTGTTGGTGGCCATCGTTGTATTCCTCATTTTTGGTATTGTGGCGATTTTCATACCCGGCAAAGTGATAACCCTTGTGTACTCATCCATTGGTGCATTAATCTTCTCTATCTATCTGATCTACGATACACAGCTGATGATGGGCGGCAAGCATAAGTATGCCATTAGTCCGGAGGAGTACATCTTTGCGGCGCTCAATCTTTACCTGGATATCATAAATATCTTCATGTATATATTGGCTATTATTGGCGCGGCCCGCAACTAA
- the LOC105229486 gene encoding protein lifeguard 1-like isoform X2 codes for MYQDHNYDAEGAKSFSFDEESIRKGFIRKVYSILMVQLLITFGIIAIFIYVDAVKDWVHHNIWILSISSVVILVTMICMACCESVSRQTPLNFIFLFLFTLAQSFLLGVLVTYYAASEVMLAIGITAAVCLALTLFAFQTKWDFTMCGGILLVAIVVFLIFGIVGIFIPGEVKTVVHSSIGALIFSIYLIYETQLMMGGKHKYAISPEEYIFAALNLYLDILNIFVHIMRLVNK; via the exons ATGTACCAAG ATCACAATTACGATGCTGAAGGTGCGAAAAGCTTCTCCTTCGACGAAGAGAGCATACGAAAGGGCTTCATACGCAAAGTCTATTCGATACTAATG GTGCAATTGCTTATTACTTTCGGCATTATCGCGATCTTTATATACGTAGATGCAGTCAAGGATTGGGTTCACCATAATATATGGATACTATCCATATCGTCGGTAGTGATCTTGGTAACCATGATATGCATGGCCTGCTGTGAGAGCGTAAGCCGTCAAACAccgttaaattttatatttctatttctatttacaTTGGCCCAGTCTTTTTTACTTGGTGTATTAGTCACCTACTATGCGGCCAGCGAG GTTATGTTGGCCATTGGCATCACAGCCGCTGTATGTCTTGCTTTGACACTGTTCGCTTTCCAAACGAAATGGGACTTCACCATGTGTGGTGGCATTTTATTGGTGGCCATCGTTGTATTCCTCATTTTTGGTATTGTGGGAATATTCATACCCGGCGAAGTGAAAACCGTTGTGCACTCATCCATTGGTGCATTAATCTTCTCTATCTATCTGATCTACGAAACACAGCTGATGATGGGCGGAAAGCATAAGTATGCCATTAGTCCGGAGGAGTACATCTTTGCGGCGCTCAATCTTTACCTGGATATCTTAAATATCTTCGTGCATATAATGCGTCTCGTAAATAAATGA
- the LOC105229415 gene encoding beta-alanine transporter — translation MDFDEVLKEVGSFGLYQKIIICSVLLPAALPCAFHAYSQLFIAASPKHWCRVPELEPWAQDYGMLVKNLSIPLGVSNNSVEYESCLMYARNYSDIVRYMEYRTPIELQQDKVWQIGNPGHAQIQECQHGWYYDRNMYTSTVVTEWNLVCDQSYLVTLALVLFGVGGLIGNYVFGYLQDMWGRRPSFYVYLIIEIVACSASAFAWNYYSWLGMRFVVGLTVPAILASPYVLAIELVGPDRRVFCTIVSNIAYSCGLVLLAGIVYLIRDWRFLSLTVSLPLLLLFSCYFVLPESPRWLIAVGKTQKAARILKTIARVNGHNIPPDFVKIVQQKLQQTDAVMRGESESSYGILDLFRTPNMRRKTLIITLIWFANTSVYVGLSYYAPALGGDEIWNFFLAGVVELPTYFMLWPGLSYFGRRWILCISMLVGGVACVLTLLYEEQPEVMLLLYCVGKMGISSAFVVLPLLASELYPTVVRGLGMSFSSVVAMIGPIVIPIINHMGQRMLVLPLIIMGTLLIIGGLASLFLPETRGKNLPQTIEEGEAVPLSFFNCVCCCCCTKTPRSPDLNNSALVAKYKRQREREQIGRGRRQPITVCSICKNEIKET, via the exons ATGGATTTTGATGAAGTACTTAAAGAGGTCGGATCCTTTGGTTTGtaccaaaaaattattatttgttcggTACTGTTGCCTGCCGCGCTACCTTGTGCCTTCCATGCTTACAG CCAATTATTTATCGCAGCGTCGCCGAAACACTGGTGCCGTGTACCCGAACTGGAACCATGGGCGCAGGACTATGGGATGTTGGTGAAAAATCTTAGCATACCATTGGGTGTTTCAAATAACAGCGTTGAATACGAAAGTTGCCTAATGTACGCTCGTAACTACTCGGATATTGTGAGGTACATGGAATATCGTACGCCTATTGAGTTGCAACAGGATAAGGTCTGGCAGATAGGTAATCCTGGTCATGCGCAGATACAAGAATGCCAACATGGCTGGTATTACGATCGTAACATGTACACCAGCACCGTGGTTACCGAG TGGAACCTTGTTTGCGATCAGAGCTACTTGGTCACGCTCGCTTTGGTTTTGTTTGGTGTTGGAGGTTTGATCGGGAACTATGTGTTCGGCTATTTGCAGGATATGTGGGGACGACGTCCTTCATTCTATGTATATCTTATCATAGAAATTGTCGCATGTTCAGCCAGTGCCTTCGCATGGAATTACTACTCATGGTTAGGTATGCGTTTCGTGGTGGGTCTTACTGTGCCAGCCATACTCGCAAGTCCGTACGTTTTAG CTATTGAGCTGGTTGGTCCTGACAGACGCGTCTTCTGTACAATTGTCTCCAATATTGCTTACTCGTGTGGTCTAGTACTATTGGCTGGTATAGTCTATCTTATACGGGATTGGCGCTTTCTCTCACTGACTGTCTCACTCCctttattattgctattttccTGCTACTTCGTGCTACCCGAGTCGCCACGTTGGTTAATCGCAGTGGGTAAGACACAAAAAGCGGCGCGTATTTTGAAAACCATAGCTCGGGTCAACGGTCATAATATTCCGCCTGATTTCGTAAAAATTgtgcaacaaaaattacaacaaacagATGCGGTAATGAGAGGAGAATCGGAGTCATCTTATGGCATTTTGGATTTGTTTCGCACTCCAAATATGCGTCGCAAAACTTTAATTATCACGCTAATTTGGTTTGCAAATACCAGTGTCTATGTCGGATTAAGCTATTATGCACCAGCTCTGGGTGGCGATGAGATATGGAATTTTTTCCTAGCTGGTGTTGTAGAATTGCCAACTTATTTTATGTTGTGGCCAGGTTTAAGCTACTTTGGACGACGCTGGATACTTTGCATTTCTATGTTAGTGGGTGGTGTTGCCTGTGTATTGACGTTGTTATATGAGGAGCAGCCGGAGGTAATGTTGTTGCTATATTGTGTCGGTAAGATGGGAATTTCGTCGGCATTTGTTGTGCTTCCGCTTCTCGCCTCTGAACTCTACCCAACAGTGGTGCGTGGTCTGGGTATGAGTTTCAGTTCGGTTGTTGCGATGATCGGACCGATTGTCATACCCATTATTAATCACATG GGCCAACGTATGCTTGTTCTACCGTTAATTATAATGGGCACCCTATTAATAATCGGTGGCTTGGCGAGCCTATTTCTACCGGAAACGCGAGGTAAAAATTTACCACAAACCATTGAGGAAGGCGAAGCGGTACCGTTGAGTTTCTTCaattgtgtttgctgttgttgttgtacaaaaacACCACGTAGCCCCGATCTGAATAACTCGGCTTTAGTAGCGAAATATAAGCGGCAGCGTGAGCGAGAGCAAATAGGACGAGGACGACGACAGCCAATAACAGTTTGCAGTATTTGCAAGAACGAAATCAAGGAAACGTGA
- the LOC105229486 gene encoding protein lifeguard 1-like isoform X1 translates to MYQAAYTDHNYDAEGAKSFSFDEESIRKGFIRKVYSILMVQLLITFGIIAIFIYVDAVKDWVHHNIWILSISSVVILVTMICMACCESVSRQTPLNFIFLFLFTLAQSFLLGVLVTYYAASEVMLAIGITAAVCLALTLFAFQTKWDFTMCGGILLVAIVVFLIFGIVGIFIPGEVKTVVHSSIGALIFSIYLIYETQLMMGGKHKYAISPEEYIFAALNLYLDILNIFVHIMRLVNK, encoded by the exons ATGTACCAAG CCGCTTATACAGATCACAATTACGATGCTGAAGGTGCGAAAAGCTTCTCCTTCGACGAAGAGAGCATACGAAAGGGCTTCATACGCAAAGTCTATTCGATACTAATG GTGCAATTGCTTATTACTTTCGGCATTATCGCGATCTTTATATACGTAGATGCAGTCAAGGATTGGGTTCACCATAATATATGGATACTATCCATATCGTCGGTAGTGATCTTGGTAACCATGATATGCATGGCCTGCTGTGAGAGCGTAAGCCGTCAAACAccgttaaattttatatttctatttctatttacaTTGGCCCAGTCTTTTTTACTTGGTGTATTAGTCACCTACTATGCGGCCAGCGAG GTTATGTTGGCCATTGGCATCACAGCCGCTGTATGTCTTGCTTTGACACTGTTCGCTTTCCAAACGAAATGGGACTTCACCATGTGTGGTGGCATTTTATTGGTGGCCATCGTTGTATTCCTCATTTTTGGTATTGTGGGAATATTCATACCCGGCGAAGTGAAAACCGTTGTGCACTCATCCATTGGTGCATTAATCTTCTCTATCTATCTGATCTACGAAACACAGCTGATGATGGGCGGAAAGCATAAGTATGCCATTAGTCCGGAGGAGTACATCTTTGCGGCGCTCAATCTTTACCTGGATATCTTAAATATCTTCGTGCATATAATGCGTCTCGTAAATAAATGA
- the LOC105229414 gene encoding threonylcarbamoyladenosine tRNA methylthiotransferase, producing MPNNIQSTMEDLPENNIDDIEDLISEDDVKPRDRYRNKKSVSVRPKKRGQIIVSDSNGESAKPQLPERKIYESVIPGTQTVYVKTWGCAHNNSDSEYMAGQLAAYGYNLTNQKENADLWLLNSCTVKNPSEDTFRNEIQSGMANGKHVVVAGCVPQGAPKSDYLHGLSVIGVQQIDRVVEVVEETLKGHSVRLLQNKKEHGKRVAGARLALPKVRKNPLIEIIPINTGCLNQCTYCKTKHARGDLVSYPPQEIVDRAIQAFAEGCCEIWLTSEDTGAYGRDIGSSLPELLWQLVEVIPEHCMLRVGMTNPPYILEHLEEIAKVLNHPRVYAFLHVPVQSGSDSVLGEMKREYCRNEFEHVVDFLRSRVPGVTIATDIICGFPTETEEDFEETMEMCAKYRFPSLFINQFFPRPGTPAAKMERIPANLVKKRTKRLTDLFNSYSPYDGRKGEQYTVLVTEISHDKQHYVGHNKSYEQILLPMRENLLGTAVRVRITDTSKFSMMAEIIDDESEWTRCAIKQESNGQIQNGKITTHLQDGNEDIIKKYVGFGLIFLFVALIIQMLSKFL from the coding sequence ATGCCCAACAATATTCAGTCTACCATGGAAGATTTACCGGAAAATAATATCGATGATATAGAGGATCTCATATCAGAAGACGATGTAAAACCACGAGATCGTTATAGAAATAAGAAAAGTGTATCTGTACGTCCTAAAAAGCGCGGACAAATTATTGTTAGTGACTCCAATGGGGAATCGGCGAAACCCCAGTTACCAGAAAGAAAAATTTACGAGAGTGTCATACCAGGAACTCAGACGGTTTACGTAAAAACCTGGGGATGTGCTCACAATAATTCCGACTCTGAGTACATGGCTGGTCAATTGGCTGCGTACGGTTACAATTTAACGAATCAAAAAGAAAATGCGGATCTCTGGTTACTTAACAGTTGTACGGTAAAGAATCCTTCAGAAGATACATTTCGAAATGAAATACAGTCTGGCATGGCCAACGGAAAGCACGTTGTCGTAGCCGGTTGCGTCCCGCAAGGTGCACCCAAATCGGATTATTTACATGGTCTATCGGTCATAGGAGTGCAGCAGATTGATCGGGTTGTTGAAGTAGTGGAAGAGACATTGAAGGGTCATAGTGTGCGATTATTGCAGAACAAAAAAGAACATGGCAAACGGGTTGCTGGTGCGCGATTAGCACTACCAAAAGTGCGAAAAAAtcctttaattgaaataataccCATAAACACTGGTTGCCTTAATCAATGCACCTACTGTAAAACTAAACATGCTCGTGGTGATCTTGTTAGTTATCCTCCACAAGAGATTGTTGATCGAGCAATTCAAGCTTTTGCTGAAGGTTGTTGCGAAATCTGGTTAACATCGGAGGATACCGGAGCATATGGAAGAGACATTGGGTCATCATTACCTGAACTTTTATGGCAGTTGGTTGAAGTTATACCAGAACATTGTATGCTGCGTGTGGGCATGACCAATCCACCTTATATACTAGAACACCTTGAGGAAATCGCAAAGGTGCTGAATCATCCAAGGGTCTACGCATTCCTGCATGTTCCAGTGCAAAGTGGAAGCGATTCAGTTTTAGGCGAAATGAAACGCGAATATTGTCGAAATGAATTTGAGCATGTAGTAGATTTCCTGCGTAGCCGGGTCCCTGGAGTAACCATTGCCACAGACATAATTTGTGGTTTCCCAACTGAAACGGAAGAAGATTTCGAGGAGACAATGGAAATGTGCGCCAAATATCGTTTTCCTAGTCTGTTTATAAATCAATTCTTTCCACGTCCCGGTACACCTGCAGCCAAGATGGAACGGATACCAGCAAATTTGGTAAAGAAGCGAACTAAACGGTTAACAGATCTATTTAATAGCTATTCACCATATGATGGCCGCAAAGGCGAACAGTACACTGTCTTGGTAACAGAAATATCACATGACAAGCAACATTATGTTGGTCATAATAAAAGCTATGAACAAATATTGTTGCCTATGCGTGAAAATTTACTTGGCACAGCGGTACGAGTACGAATAACTGATACCAGTAAATTCAGTATGATGGCCGAAATAATAGATGATGAATCTGAATGGACTCGTTGTGCCATAAAACAAGAAAGTAATGGTCAGATTCAAAATGGCAAAATTACTACACATTTGCAGGATGGAAATGAGGATATCATAAAGAAATATGTTGGATTTGGGTTGATATTCTTGTTCGTAGCTTTAATTATACAGATGTTGTcgaaatttttgtag